In the Thermodesulfobacteriota bacterium genome, one interval contains:
- a CDS encoding SPFH domain-containing protein encodes MQPKLGFFKFLLPAFLIVIALASSVVIVGPGQRGVLLNFGAVSPNVWGEGLHFKIPVYQNVVR; translated from the coding sequence ATGCAGCCGAAGCTCGGATTCTTCAAATTCCTGCTCCCCGCGTTCCTGATCGTGATCGCACTGGCCTCGTCCGTGGTGATCGTCGGGCCCGGGCAGCGCGGCGTGCTGCTGAACTTCGGAGCCGTCTCCCCCAACGTGTGGGGGGAGGGGCTCCACTTCAAGATCCCCGTCTATCAGAACGTCGTGCGG